A region of the Parasteatoda tepidariorum isolate YZ-2023 chromosome 7, CAS_Ptep_4.0, whole genome shotgun sequence genome:
tagctttcaaGATATTCATTTAGATTATTACTTGCACTTAATGTCAAAGGTaacaaaaaaagagagaaattactggttgaaatttttaaatttaaaaaaaaaaaatgttattgaaagaTATATATAATTGGACTGTTATAAGTTATAAGTTCTATTTGGACTGTTATAagttccataaaataaaattacttctcattaatttcttacaattgAGTCGCAAtctgtacaatttttttcccttctaaagtacagataattatttttcataacgcGGTGAGTTTCGttacgtttaaaaattaacaaaatattcttgcATAAGACTACAATAATTGTctattttgttaacaaaatgttctttgttTTTGGGTAAAATGTCGACGTTTAAAGGGAAAGAAACAATTACGGGGGGTGGTGAACGGAGCGAACAGGGAGAAGATCCTCCTTGTATAATGAATTCATCTTTcggaaataattaatatcagtATTATATCTTATTTGGCATTTATCGTTGCAAATTTTGAGGTATCGTATTAGACCACGTAAGTCTTGAACTTGAGTAGactagagatttaaaaaaagaaaagaaagaaaacgatTTATGGAGAGCTCTGAAGTTAGCCTGCGATGATCTCTATGAACTatgaactattatattttaaattctcgaCACTTTTGATGAAAATCCTTTCTTGTTAACCTACGGAAAATTATATGGAcgcaatttatttatctttttaaataactaacaaatatttcggaataaaaataaaatatttgaaggagAATCGACCTTTTTAAAGGGACTCCTTGCTTTCAGTGGGTTAAATAATTTGGGAATATTTTCGGCTAGAGGCTGAGAAAGTTGGCAGTTCTGTAGATTAACTAATATGACTTAacaaaactgttcaaaaatatGAGTTACCTAATAATTGAGGGAATTGCGtacatttaattcttttattgttaaCATATATAAGTTATAACTCATTTAACTACTTTAATACATCTGGTAGAATAGAGAAATTTTGCCTGTTTTACGTATCATCCGACACATTCCCTTACGTAAATTGCGAAGCAACTGCGCATGTCccttaacaattttattacttttttggaGTTAATAGTGCATACTTCACAGACATTAGCACATGAGTACTTACTTTAAAACTTAGAGGAGCGTGTGAAATGTTACGTAAAACTCAGAATTTTCTGTAGTGTGATATTCTgtatattcaaagaaaatggTTTTGGAATTAACATTAGTAGAATAGGCCAACAtcacttttatttaagtaaaaaaaaaagaaggaaaaagaaaaactaaatcaaaatattttctgtaaattcatgtgtaaataaaagtttattgatacatcattaacagaattttttttgagttggcgataaaagtttgtaaaacttttaactataaAGAAGGAAAAGTGCCAAATATGTTGTTGTCTTATGCTTAGAAAAAGGGAGTTAAAACAAACCTAGAATAAGccgtaaaatttcaaatactgaagaaaaaaatattattttaaatatgcaaatgaaaataaattatgagattataacttaggattacgcacggagaagttctcttctcataatttgcttgcattttaatattttaaagttcttttttcttcagcAATTGACACTTCATGACTTTCTCCAGGTTTGcctgaacttacttttttctttcttttaaattttaaattagtaatgaagaaaaaagccTGATGCAGAAAGTGATATCGAGGCTTGTTGTATCAAATTTTCTTGGAATATACAGTCAGTAGCATTTTCTATAgatcacaatttaaaaagaaaaaaaagaaacaagcataaaggaaacattttgcatttattgatacataaacAGAGTATGTTATAGACAACAGAGAAATGGCAACTCCAAAATTCGGGGGAGGGAcaacagaaagtttttttttatggagcTTTCAGCGAATCCCAAACATTCTCTTATCACTATAGATCTTACATTCTTggtcaagaaataaattaaactccAGGTCCTGCTGGTCTCTTACAAGGGTCTGTCCACCCAGCGGCGTcgaaacaacatatttttttttgtacacatatatttatctatttatataaaCTATGTACATGCTTTGGTTTTACAAAAGCGCCGCCTCACGGAAAATGAATCAAGTTCTATGCATAGGAAGATGTTTGGCTTTTTTATACTGTATAGAAGGGTGTGAATTCTCATGAATTGACGAGTGAATTTTTGAGGAATCCACTGGTGAATTCTAATTtgaaccagtttttttttccacacaCACTCTTAACACCGTTGAGGAACTTTTTAactttccatttaaaataaaagttgatagtttacagaaataattatgatttaccACCCATCATTGTCCATAAATAAATCTCTTGATATCTTTCAAGGGCGGAATTTGTAaggagaaaaatgtttttttttccgcgCTGACATAATTcgtagttcattaaaaaaaactgtatttatttacaatagcATTACAATACTTGAAGGAATTTCGAAGTTTCTCTTTGGAACTGGATTACTCGATTTTGTGTTTAGAAATAGTTCATTGGTTTCCAGATTCGGTGtagaaatattcctttttttagttgtttctCACTATTCGGGGGGTAAAATGGCACATCTTTAATTGACTCCCAAGTGAAAACAACGTGGTAAGCCAATgtagtttcttataaaaaaaagatttgctgctcgaagaaaaaaaaattgcacgtCATTCATAGCAAATCATATGGTGAGGGTTTCAGATAAAGTAAAGGAAATAATGAACTGCCATAGAATTACACATTGTTATTAGGAACCACATAGAATCAAAAGGATTTCAATCTATGCCTCATcagtttgaatttgtttttttcttttaaggatTCCTCCAATTAAAATGATCCACCGGTTTTGCGTCTAAAATTTGCAAGAAATAGTTACCGTCCCAGTATCTTGTGATATCAGTCGCGCATTATGATAAAACACGACCTTGTGTCGGTCCAGCGCTTATGACAGTGCTACCCGACATCGCCGCAATGGCCGCCGCTGAGCCACTTGACGATGACCTGGATCCACCAGGAGTGTGAGGTTGCTCACTTGCAGGTTGCAGAGAGTTGTTGCTCAGTTTGGAGGTTAGGTTGAACACTGAGGGAGGAGACGACGATCCAGTGACGACAGCAGCGGCAACTGCTGCTTTGTGAAGGGAAAGTTCACCGGGTGTGGCAGCAGTCGGAAAGGCCGCTGCAGCTGTCCGTAATCTATTCAGTGAGGACACTGCAGAAGATTCGACCATGGATGGGGCTGCACCACCGATCGGGGGACACGAGTAAACGGCCGACAGAGGAAAGGATCCTCCGACACTGGTCACAACACTGAGGTTGCCAAGAGTCCCGGCGTACCAAGAGGCCGGCTTAGGGTAGGGGCTGAGGTAGGCTGCTCTCTGAAGAGGACTCAGTCTGGAAGAAGCACCAGGCGGTAGAGCAGACGAACTCGGCCCTTGTGTTGACGTAGCCGTGTCCACAATGGACCATATTCGAGGTTTTTGCTGCTGGCTACTTTGTGGTGGTAGTTCTGTCGAAGCTGGGTGGGGTAGTGAAGAATTCTGCGAGGATTCAGAGTCTTCTGATCCCAATGAGGCATCAGAGATAGGACTTGGTACACGATGCGTCTTCAGGAGGGAACAGTTCTCTTTGTCGGAGCTGTTTGTGATGATGTGGCCGTCTGTACTCGTAGATGCACACGACTTGCAGTCATCATCCACGTCCACGAAATCCATCTTACCATCGTCGGAACctgcaatggaaaaaaaaacttgcattacTACCATCTAACTTacacaacattaaaaaaatagtcattaaccgcttccctgacgtatatatttcattttataaccgtcgttgaacagccgacccaattttatgggtttacgactgctaatgttaaactccgtattgttaaatccaatccagaagacaagggagcttctggatcgagcattgggagaaatctgcagtcgtggtggactttttgattgagCTAACCAGCatttcgttacatggagaggaacgTCACgtgaacctcccacggttagcctgacggatgagggactctaacccatgatccgtctaccactgaggatctgtcgttgaacagccgacccaattttttgggtttacgactactaatgtactacgccgtagccttgtcattttgaaccaatccaaaagacaaggagactcctggatcagtacctcccagatgttttgatttgttatgagaacatggaggacttagcgacacgacagatttaacgtgtatcagtcaccatttacaacacggAGAGTCGTCGGCCGGCTTGGGatcaaacccacgaactcttggacaagGGCCCAGTGCCGTACCAACTGCGCTATCGTGGGCCCCCTGACATCATTTCTCTTTTCTCTGATAGtcattaggattttttttttccttgatagtttcagaaaattggATGGATCTTGCATTTGTAACATCGGCCACACTAATGCATGCGGAAAGGGGGGTGGGGAAGAGATCAAAATAGGCATTAAAGATCAGTCTTCAACCCCGCATAAAATTGCAGCTTCCCTCAGTTGTGGTCATGGTTGGTGGTTACCCCATCCCTTTCTGGATCCGAATTTTCATCTCAGTGAGGGGTGACGAATGGATAAGGTGTATTCATCCGAATAATCATCATCTACAGATTACGGAAATAAAACTCTCTTATCAACCACCCAACAAAGCAGAGTTAAAATCAttcttggaaaaattaaatgtaagggAAATATTGAACTGTTCAACTGGAATTAACTTTGAGAGAGAACATTTTGAACGGAGAATTTGATAATTgatgcaatataaaatttaatgtgaatGCTCAGCATTACAAACTTGCATCACTTACAatgacaaaaaatgaaaagaaccatttgatttttaatgttctcaaagtaggaaaatgagaaaatgagaatgctttgttttgtaaatttaatgagAACAAATTATTTCGTGATGCAATCTCGGCTCAGcctcatttcaaattaaataaaactaccgATATATCtcataaatgctttattttataacagtcgttgaacagccgacccgattttgagcttacggctactaatgttccactccgtagcctcgtaattttaaacccaatccagaagacaagggaactactagatgaagtattgggagaaattagccattgtgaaagaattattaatggaactaactcgcatttgcgttacatggagaggaaaaccacgagaacctcccacttTTAGCCTAAaggcaaagggattctaactcagatccgtctaccactgaagatatttcacgtcagcactgtggtcggtgcaagccggatgcttattcgtttcgaccagccatcgctggggattcgaacctggttcaccccATTGGAAGGCGAAGGGAGGTAGTACAATATTATAAGGATTGACAATTGCATATCAAGCCGATGCCGGCAATATCATCACATGCCACTAGAGgctcttattttttatgaactttctGCTTGTACGCCTGTAAattggtatattttttatttaaattatcataatttcatGCTTCCCCAtaattattagcaaaaattgCGTCAAAATTGTTCAGAAGCTGCTGTTTTATcgtaaattaattcttttggtGACTAACTGGGGAGCCAAGTTGATCGCCAAATCAACTCATCTGAGAGTCACCAAAATCGTCATTAGAGTTAAGTTAGTCgcaaattcattaaattatgataaaacaactgttattcaattttttagaattcatttttttaatataataattataagaaagcGTAAAATTAAGATCTATAAGATAAATATATCAGTTCAAAAACGTAGGGGATAAccatacaaaatttatatagaGAAGCGCTTGTAGGGACTTATTTCCGGCCTTCGATTGCAATTCTCAATCCTTAGGAATTGCCTTTGCGTCCTCGTAAAGTTTGCACCCATATTTATGGGACAACctatatattctttttcaaacatcttcgtgaaatacataaaataaaagccaTAATAATCTCAAATCACAATCACGaccaaaaaaaacaatatttcttctaaatagATAACCGACATTACTGTgtttattataaacttaactGCACtcaatgctaaaataaaaaaaaataataataatagcgcAGAAGTAAATTTCGTTCTAAACATAAACACGACAAGGCATGtaccaaaaataaaactccATGGTACAAGTAAATCCTAATGTGGTAACCCACGCTTTTTATGTAAGAGAAATGCGTCAAAATgtctataatataaaatttactgtcTTCCTGATTCTtgtagatctttttttttaagatctgTTGTTAAATTCAGTAGTCCGAAcaggaaatataaaaatcagtGAAGCCCCACGCTTAGAAAAAGCAGTTCTGggttatttattttccatagtAAAAGATGTGCGAAAAAATATATCGTTGTAAACAACAAACGCATCGTAGAATCACCACTAAATCTACCCAAAATGGCgtgttttttgtgaaatttgacGGCTCTATTGAtaaatacgatatttttatCGCGGTTACAGTGGAacgacttttttttccttccctctTCCTTGTCCAGGAAACACGATTGTTTAATGCCatatctgaaatttaatttcaaatacaaaagtTCAATCGAATTCGATGCAAATTTGAGTTATATGATAGTCATTTACATAtcctggtcaaattattagacgcactataagaatctatgtaaaatcataattatcaggtgattactatacagctttattgcttttacgcgactgaaaccggtttgcacttgcttacgttcgtgtgtcaattggttaaattagacaatatataatataaattctacgattggataaattagatatgttatataaacatagaacatttattatatcaggtattatattagtatattacaaTAACTAGACCGAATTATTCGAcacactgtagtgttttaataattgcatgctTTGCAcaagtttatatgcaatacttttatatttaaacatgcatgcaatagattttttattcatggGATTTTTATGCATGATCCTCAAACAAATCGGTATTAGATTGTTTTAATCCGTGCTTCGCTTTTATTGAATCCAATAATGACTGGTCAAAGctggaaaataaactttttgtttcattttatttaaacgaaaaaaaaattatatattcttttatataatcGGCAGTCATTGCGAAAATCtcagaataaattatatttacaggTCGgctttcacattttaaaaaaagaacaaaatccTCTCCAAACAACCCTTTTTAATATCTCGCGTTCGAAGAATAGTTTGCACATTCGAAAAAAGAAATGTNTTGAATCCAATAATGACTGATCAAAGctggaaaataaactttttgtttcattttatttaaacgaaaaaaaaaaattatatattcttttatataatcGGCAGTCATTGCGAAAATCTCagaacaaattatatttacaggtcggttttcacattttaaaaaatgaacaaaatccTCTCCAAACAACCCTTTTTAACATCTCGCGTTCGAAGAATAGTTTGAACATTCGAAAAAAGAAGTGTTCGAATATTCGAGTTGTTGCTggacatctttaaaaaaagaagaagaatccGTCGGATAAAGAGAGTAAGAAGCGGACAAAGATGGCGACACGTTTCTTGGAAAGAAGAGCATACGGTGGAAGGtgggaaaaatctgaaaagtgTGTCACGTGACCCTCTTCCATCTCTTTCCCCCCACGCGGGGAGGGTCATCTCTCTGGAGCAACGATTGGTTGCGGTAGAGACACAGTCCCAAAAGGCAAGTGTGCATAGGATTATTCCAGAGCATCACTGGAGGGGGATTATAAGAGGATGCATCTTCAGCATCCTTTTGCATGAGAGAGGGAGACTATTGACTTTATTGAATACTCAATTCAACGGAACACAAACGCAAAGGGAGGGGGGAAGGAAGACTTTTCTGCctccattttataattttaaaaaccaccgaatggaatattttaatggaCTTATGAATATTGGCGAGAAAGCCAAACTAAATATAGGCAAATAATGGAGATATTTCGTATTCGTAGCAAGTCTTTTGCAATGTAGAATGCAAATTTCTTTCTCTTCAATAGGAGGTTTCCATCGCATTTAATTGCCGTTATCAATGAAAGTTTTGAAAGGAAAAgcttacaatttaaaagcatataattaagataaattaatttgttgtccttgctatttatttgcaaaaattatttgatttgtaaaatatttgctcTAAGTGTATTGTACAtactcattaataaataattattattgctaCTTATATTAACTTGTCTTGTGTTAGTTATAAAATTGATCATattgttgaataaatataaattagtcattaaatttttatgatgtagTTTCTTATTACCTAAAAGAGCGACGGTTCCCAATTATTTACATCTACGGAAACGTAAATAATCAGCCTTCCGACTGAACCCcgactttataattaaaattaaggtaattgCGAACGTCGTAACCTgtaaaagactatttttaaaatattttataagaggaataaagaatatttatcctttttattCATGATAATCTTAAGTTAGGTTTTATGTCTGGCAGTTGATTTTTCAGGCCTTGCGTTATATCTAGTTTGATGTATAAACATAAGCTGAATTATGGCTTACATCGAACTCATAAGTAAAAAGAACTgctataaatgttgaaaatgttCATTAAGGATACAAAtttctttagtaaaaaatttaattattctattttgatTTGAGAAGCGTGATAGGAAATTTACTAGAGTGCATATTAACGGCTTTCGAGATTTAAGATGTAACATGTATGAGAACAAGTAGTTTTGATGGCCTACCTTGCCTAGGATGGTGATGATCGTCCCTCCTCCGATCTACATCGGAATCTTTATCGGATCTTTTACCATCGGACTCTTTTATCCTCTGATCGGCTTCGTCTCGATCGTCTAGATCGTCGTCTTCACACCTGTTTCTAGGAGACCAGGTcattttgttctcttttttgAGTCTTCTACGAGCATTTGCAAACCACGTTGACACTTGTGTCAGAGTCATTTTGGTGATGATGGCCAGCATGATCTTCTCACCTTTCGTCGGATAAGGGTTCTTACGGTGTTCGTTGAGCCACGCTTTAAGCGTGCTCGTCGTTTCTCTGGTTGCGTTTTTCCGTCGGGCACCGTTTAAATCAACACCATACCTGTAAAGCGAATTatcagtataaatattaatttataatcatatattattcgtgcataaattatttagtaataatctcaatatttatattagtagGAAATGGAGTGTTCGCTTCTTAATGAGGTGACCTAGGTTCGAATGCCAGCGATGGTGGGTTGATATGAATTTTGCTCCCGGCTGTCACCGACGcactatcctcagtggtagatgaacACTGGGTTAGGGTTCCCATGAAATCAAGCTAACCTCGGAAGATTTTCGGGGTTTTCCACTATctgtaacgcaaattcgggttagttccatcgaaaagtcctccgtgaaggcaaacttctcccaatacctgatccaggagttctcttgccctctgggttgggttcaaattacatggctacgtagttgaacattcgtagtcgtgaacccaaaaattgggttacGACTTtcttagttacatcaaaaagttctccacgaaggcaaattttctcGCAATACaagattcaggagttcccttgactTCTGGGTTGAGGTCAAACTTACGAGGTTAAGGAggtgaacattgatagtcgacTCGGAAtcgggtcgactgttcaacgttataaaatataaaataaaaaatacagtcaTCATTATAACTATCATTATCGAATACGGCATTATTACGATCATTATTGATCTCGTGAAGTACCAAAGAGATAATGCCGCGAATAACGATAATTATTAACTACAATATCATTTtgagtatttataaattttatttgggtaGCGCGAATATTGACCAAtgtaaaatttgatactttatactttcttaaaattctcgCTAAAATTCGTGTTTATTTGTATTAACGTAGGTAAAACGGAGCATAGGACTTTTCACTGAACaaggttattaaaaatatatgtaaatcaatattataccccaaaatagtaaaatgatagcaaattttttaactttaagtgCAATTATGCATTTTCTTTACATAGTAAGAATAAATTGCGCACTTTAATTGCTTATGATGCCCGAATTCTGattatcagttttttattttatttgtcaggAATGTATTTTTATGGAAGATACATTTTCGTTTCAAACAATTGGTTTTTCAGTCGGTGGTTGCGCATCAATTACGCGCAATTACAGCCAAGCATTAAAGACTAGACTTAATGACAGAAACGAgtggatttattttaatgacattaaaataacaGAGGAAACTGTCCTCAAATCGATGAACAGAATGACAATCAAATGGTTTTCGTACGgcataaatatcattaaaacttttctagttcgtaatatcatttaatttaaatagctaTTTAAATGAATGTGCAAAGAAATCGATATATGCAGAATCCAAACGATAATGAAATAGAACCAAAATTATAAACTTGCAAAAGCTTTAATGATTGAGTAGCAATTATAGCGGTCAATCAATTCACAAGATGCGGACCCTAGACAGCACGAGATAACTGTAACCATTAGGTCATGCAAACTGTCCACCCTTCGGGCACGTGACACAAGTTTGATATCAAATGATTGCTACGAAAATTCATTCTAGCCAGCTGCTATGATCACCAAATTGCTTCATTCTGCGATATCGAACAGCCCCCCGGTTCATTCTGTCGATATATTAATATGAcgatgaattatatatataaatatgcatgaTATTCGATGGTAGTAGAAGTTAAGAACAAAGTGATGCTCCATGTTTTTTGTAATAGgtgcaacaaaaataaaattattttcttttttctaacataattaaaaaccttaatttttaaattatttttattttattattattatgtagttTTATGTCAGCAGTATTTTTATGTCCGATTCAGAATTTCGCTTAGAGTTAAAACGGAGATAAATATTCGTAGCGATTGTAACTAGTATTGTCATTCATCATAAacattcagttaaaatttgagcATTCTAGCAAATCGGAAAGTGGTTGGAATTTTGATTGATAATAAATTCCGTCTGATTTTGTCGTTTTGACGATAAACTGACGATTGAAA
Encoded here:
- the LOC107437851 gene encoding iroquois-class homeodomain protein IRX-6 isoform X3, yielding MAGIFSILRLTLLMAGQSGTPLSAGAAPTGGGTGAGSGGGGQPCCESGRPVLTDPLTGQTVCSCQYDAQLLGYQRLAASGLPLNVYGTAAAAAAAAAAYGSEQGFLPLSAEQSAFYSPTANGFDLKDNLEAWRSLPYAASMYYPYDSAALAGYPFPNGYGVDLNGARRKNATRETTSTLKAWLNEHRKNPYPTKGEKIMLAIITKMTLTQVSTWFANARRRLKKENKMTWSPRNRCEDDDLDDRDEADQRIKESDGKRSDKDSDVDRRRDDHHHPRQGSDDGKMDFVDVDDDCKSCASTSTDGHIITNSSDKENCSLLKTHRVPSPISDASLGSEDSESSQNSSLPHPASTELPPQSSQQQKPRIWSIVDTATSTQGPSSSALPPGASSRLSPLQRAAYLSPYPKPASWYAGTLGNLSVVTSVGGSFPLSAVYSCPPIGGAAPSMVESSAVSSLNRLRTAAAAFPTAATPGELSLHKAAVAAAVVTGSSSPPSVFNLTSKLSNNSLQPASEQPHTPGGSRSSSSGSAAAIAAMSGSTVISAGPTQGRVLS
- the LOC107437851 gene encoding iroquois-class homeodomain protein IRX-6 isoform X1, with amino-acid sequence MSEQDFKMRSLYQKTALKANIRQFRKKLLMAGQSGTPLSAGAAPTGGGTGAGSGGGGQPCCESGRPVLTDPLTGQTVCSCQYDAQLLGYQRLAASGLPLNVYGTAAAAAAAAAAYGSEQGFLPLSAEQSAFYSPTANGFDLKDNLEAWRSLPYAASMYYPYDSAALAGYPFPNGYGVDLNGARRKNATRETTSTLKAWLNEHRKNPYPTKGEKIMLAIITKMTLTQVSTWFANARRRLKKENKMTWSPRNRCEDDDLDDRDEADQRIKESDGKRSDKDSDVDRRRDDHHHPRQGSDDGKMDFVDVDDDCKSCASTSTDGHIITNSSDKENCSLLKTHRVPSPISDASLGSEDSESSQNSSLPHPASTELPPQSSQQQKPRIWSIVDTATSTQGPSSSALPPGASSRLSPLQRAAYLSPYPKPASWYAGTLGNLSVVTSVGGSFPLSAVYSCPPIGGAAPSMVESSAVSSLNRLRTAAAAFPTAATPGELSLHKAAVAAAVVTGSSSPPSVFNLTSKLSNNSLQPASEQPHTPGGSRSSSSGSAAAIAAMSGSTVISAGPTQGRVLS
- the LOC107437851 gene encoding iroquois-class homeodomain protein IRX-6 isoform X2, with the protein product MSCPQFGYNGSTATTQLLMAGQSGTPLSAGAAPTGGGTGAGSGGGGQPCCESGRPVLTDPLTGQTVCSCQYDAQLLGYQRLAASGLPLNVYGTAAAAAAAAAAYGSEQGFLPLSAEQSAFYSPTANGFDLKDNLEAWRSLPYAASMYYPYDSAALAGYPFPNGYGVDLNGARRKNATRETTSTLKAWLNEHRKNPYPTKGEKIMLAIITKMTLTQVSTWFANARRRLKKENKMTWSPRNRCEDDDLDDRDEADQRIKESDGKRSDKDSDVDRRRDDHHHPRQGSDDGKMDFVDVDDDCKSCASTSTDGHIITNSSDKENCSLLKTHRVPSPISDASLGSEDSESSQNSSLPHPASTELPPQSSQQQKPRIWSIVDTATSTQGPSSSALPPGASSRLSPLQRAAYLSPYPKPASWYAGTLGNLSVVTSVGGSFPLSAVYSCPPIGGAAPSMVESSAVSSLNRLRTAAAAFPTAATPGELSLHKAAVAAAVVTGSSSPPSVFNLTSKLSNNSLQPASEQPHTPGGSRSSSSGSAAAIAAMSGSTVISAGPTQGRVLS